The proteins below are encoded in one region of bacterium:
- the aroF gene encoding 3-deoxy-7-phosphoheptulonate synthase has product MTAPRPEPLVPDAAGGGTPLVSRRPGQDRTIVAVGDVRFGGEKVVVIGGPCAVEAPDQITGIATAVARAGGAMLRGGAWKPRTSPYAFQGLGREGLELLAAARRASGLPFVTEVLDPRDVAVVAETADMLQIGSRSVQNFPLLREAGASGRPVLLKRGMMTTIAEWLNAAEYVLSAGGRDLVFCERGIRTFEPALRNTLDIGSVAVLRDRTHLPVIVDPSHAAGDRRYVADLARAAVAAGADGLLIETHDDPDRALSDADQSLRPDEFAELVASCRAVARAVGRDV; this is encoded by the coding sequence ATGACCGCGCCCCGACCCGAACCCCTCGTCCCGGACGCCGCCGGCGGCGGCACTCCCCTCGTGAGCCGCCGTCCCGGCCAGGACCGCACCATCGTTGCCGTGGGCGACGTCCGCTTCGGCGGCGAGAAGGTGGTCGTCATCGGCGGCCCGTGTGCCGTGGAGGCGCCGGACCAGATCACGGGCATCGCGACGGCCGTGGCCCGGGCCGGCGGCGCCATGCTGCGGGGCGGCGCCTGGAAGCCCCGCACGAGCCCCTACGCCTTCCAGGGCCTCGGCCGCGAGGGGCTCGAACTGCTCGCGGCCGCGCGCCGGGCGTCGGGACTGCCGTTCGTGACCGAGGTGCTCGACCCGCGCGATGTGGCCGTCGTCGCCGAGACAGCCGACATGCTGCAGATCGGCAGCCGTTCGGTGCAGAACTTCCCGCTGCTGCGCGAGGCCGGCGCCAGCGGCCGGCCCGTCCTGCTCAAGCGGGGCATGATGACCACCATCGCCGAGTGGCTGAACGCCGCCGAGTACGTGCTGTCCGCCGGCGGCCGCGATCTCGTGTTCTGCGAGCGGGGGATCCGGACCTTCGAACCGGCCCTGCGCAACACCCTGGACATCGGCTCGGTGGCCGTGCTGCGCGACCGGACCCACCTGCCGGTGATCGTCGACCCGAGCCACGCCGCGGGCGACCGGCGCTACGTGGCCGACCTGGCCCGGGCCGCCGTGGCCGCCGGGGCCGACGGCCTGCTCATCGAGACCCACGACGATCCCGACCGCGCCCTGAGCGATGCCGACCAGAGCCTGCGACCGGACGAGTTCGCCGAACTGGTCGCCTCGTGCCGCGCCGTGGCCCGCGCCGTCGGCCGGGACGTGTGA
- a CDS encoding histidinol-phosphate transaminase, giving the protein MSPKTLDFQSLLRPGILRTRPYSPGKPIEEVQRELGLDSVVKLASNENPEGPLPAVLAAIADAAREINRYPDAACFRLTARLADHLGVDPAGLIFGNGSNEVIDMLIRALVSPGENVVYSEHSFIVYALTTQVHFECGVAVPLGADDRHDLPAMAAAVDERTKLVIVCNPNNPTGTYNTAAELRAFLAAVPDHVIVALDEAYYEYVTADDYPRTVPMLAAHPNLVILRTFSKIHSLAGLRVGYGVGHPDLVGELHKTREPFNVNMLSQAAAIACLDHWDEVAGRRDRNRAELDRMVAGLEALGLQTVPSQTNFVLVRGDVNAGELATRLLQMGVIVRPMHAFGLGDGAMRISIGLPDENTRCLAALEEILDR; this is encoded by the coding sequence ATGAGCCCGAAGACCCTCGACTTCCAGTCCCTGCTGCGCCCCGGCATCCTCCGGACCCGTCCCTACAGCCCCGGCAAGCCCATCGAGGAAGTGCAGCGCGAGCTCGGACTCGATTCGGTGGTCAAGCTGGCCAGCAACGAGAATCCGGAAGGCCCCCTGCCGGCGGTGCTCGCCGCCATCGCCGACGCCGCGCGCGAGATCAACCGCTACCCCGACGCGGCCTGCTTCCGCCTGACCGCCCGCCTCGCCGACCATCTCGGCGTCGACCCCGCCGGCCTCATCTTCGGCAACGGCAGCAACGAGGTCATCGACATGCTCATCCGGGCTCTCGTCAGCCCGGGGGAGAACGTGGTCTACAGCGAGCACAGCTTCATCGTCTATGCCCTGACCACCCAGGTGCACTTCGAATGCGGCGTCGCGGTGCCCCTCGGGGCCGACGACCGCCACGACCTGCCCGCCATGGCCGCCGCGGTCGACGAGCGGACGAAGCTGGTCATCGTCTGCAACCCCAACAATCCGACGGGGACCTACAACACGGCGGCCGAACTGCGGGCGTTCCTCGCCGCCGTCCCCGACCACGTCATCGTGGCCCTGGACGAAGCTTACTACGAGTACGTCACCGCCGACGACTACCCCCGGACGGTGCCGATGCTGGCGGCCCATCCGAACCTTGTCATTCTGCGGACTTTCAGTAAAATCCATTCGCTGGCGGGCCTGCGGGTCGGCTACGGCGTGGGTCACCCCGACCTGGTCGGCGAACTCCACAAGACCCGCGAACCGTTCAACGTGAACATGCTCAGCCAGGCGGCCGCCATCGCCTGCCTCGACCACTGGGACGAGGTGGCCGGGCGCCGCGACCGCAACCGGGCCGAACTCGACCGCATGGTCGCCGGGCTCGAGGCCCTCGGCCTGCAGACGGTGCCGAGCCAGACGAATTTCGTGCTCGTGCGCGGCGACGTGAACGCCGGCGAGCTGGCCACGCGGTTGCTGCAGATGGGCGTCATCGTGCGGCCCATGCACGCCTTCGGCCTCGGGGACGGCGCCATGCGCATCAGCATCGGCCTGCCCGACGAGAACACGCGCTGCCTCGCGGCGCTCGAGGAGATCCTGGACCGATGA
- a CDS encoding rRNA pseudouridine synthase — protein sequence MARDDRNPGPDLRLNQYLARAGFGSRRSVEELIRAGRVAIDGETATDLGRRIVPGREAVTVDGRPATTPDDHRVYAFHKPRDVVSTLRSQGGQPALLPYRRQADLPDRFMPVGRLDSATTGLLLWTDDGRLNQDLCRPGSGLWKVYEVEVNGEVTGAMKGRLTQGKIELDGRPCRPCRLEPRRDGTTRQWVMELHEGRKRQIRRMFAAVGLKVVHLHRTAVGPIRLGLLRPGDFRRLAPDEVAALRRAVATATDP from the coding sequence GTGGCCCGCGACGACCGGAACCCCGGTCCGGACCTGCGTCTGAACCAGTACCTGGCCCGCGCCGGCTTCGGCTCCCGGCGCTCGGTGGAGGAGCTGATCCGGGCCGGGCGCGTGGCGATCGACGGCGAAACGGCGACCGACCTCGGTCGGCGGATCGTGCCCGGTCGCGAGGCCGTCACGGTCGACGGCCGGCCGGCGACCACCCCCGACGACCACCGGGTCTACGCCTTCCACAAGCCCCGCGACGTCGTGTCCACCCTCCGGAGCCAGGGCGGCCAGCCCGCCCTGCTGCCGTACCGCCGCCAGGCCGACCTGCCCGACCGCTTCATGCCCGTCGGGCGCCTTGACTCCGCGACCACGGGGTTGCTCCTTTGGACCGACGACGGCCGCCTGAACCAGGACCTCTGCCGTCCCGGCAGCGGGCTGTGGAAGGTGTACGAGGTCGAGGTCAACGGCGAGGTGACGGGCGCCATGAAGGGGCGCCTCACCCAGGGCAAGATCGAGCTGGACGGGCGCCCCTGCCGCCCCTGCCGCCTCGAGCCGCGACGGGACGGGACCACGCGGCAGTGGGTCATGGAGCTCCACGAGGGGCGCAAGCGGCAGATCCGCCGCATGTTCGCGGCGGTGGGGCTGAAGGTCGTGCACCTGCACCGCACGGCCGTCGGTCCGATCCGGCTCGGACTGCTGCGTCCCGGCGACTTCCGCCGTCTCGCACCCGACGAGGTGGCGGCCCTGCGCCGGGCCGTCGCGACCGCCACCGACCCATGA
- the scpB gene encoding SMC-Scp complex subunit ScpB, with translation MKRELEALLFATDSPLTLARLKKIFPEAETTELRDAVAALQAEYDEHDHAFTVIEFGGGFQIATKPEFSPIVEKMLKTRRFTRLSKAGLEVLAIIAYKQPLTRIEIDDIRGVNSAGAISTLTERNLITVVGRSQAVGNPLLYGTTREFLNHLGLKGLGQLPDLPDLEHVMDDRDELKEFASRVGRDVSDEELEDYFAAPEEGEADPLEESAETETDGDAGPDAESRADDEEPVAADAADAAPECEPADDADEQPARRESAE, from the coding sequence TTGAAACGGGAACTCGAGGCGCTGCTGTTCGCCACCGACAGCCCCCTGACCCTGGCGCGCCTGAAGAAGATCTTTCCCGAGGCCGAGACCACCGAGCTGCGTGACGCGGTCGCCGCGCTGCAGGCGGAATACGACGAACACGACCACGCCTTCACGGTGATCGAGTTCGGCGGCGGCTTCCAGATCGCGACCAAGCCGGAATTCTCGCCCATCGTCGAGAAGATGCTCAAGACCCGCCGCTTCACGCGGCTGTCGAAAGCGGGTCTCGAGGTGCTGGCGATCATCGCCTACAAGCAGCCCCTGACGCGGATCGAGATCGACGACATCCGCGGGGTGAACAGCGCCGGCGCCATCAGCACGCTCACCGAGCGCAACCTGATCACGGTGGTCGGCCGCAGCCAGGCCGTGGGCAACCCGCTGCTCTACGGCACCACCCGCGAGTTCCTCAACCATCTCGGCCTGAAGGGCCTCGGGCAGCTGCCCGACCTGCCCGACCTCGAGCACGTCATGGACGACCGGGACGAGTTGAAGGAGTTCGCCTCGCGGGTCGGACGCGACGTGTCGGACGAGGAACTCGAGGACTACTTCGCCGCGCCCGAGGAAGGCGAGGCCGACCCGCTCGAGGAGTCGGCGGAGACGGAGACCGACGGGGACGCCGGGCCGGACGCGGAGTCCCGGGCCGACGACGAGGAGCCGGTGGCCGCGGACGCAGCCGACGCCGCGCCCGAATGCGAACCCGCCGACGACGCCGACGAGCAGCCCGCCCGCCGCGAGAGCGCCGAGTAG
- a CDS encoding segregation/condensation protein A, with protein MKGNMEHTPENSTPAGQDAAAPDAGEVREAVAAEVAARAERHRADGPESWNLENLPPELDYFRNSEAYQVELTGFQGPMDLLLFLIDKEQVDIYDIPIALITEQFIRHIEVMHTISLDKAGEFIAMAATLMVIKMKMLMPSHLPEDEEEEEDPRAELVRKLLEYKRFKEAAEALQRKESERQQYHLRQTRFPFSGELDLEPRLRIEMFDLLSALAGIFDRVQAKTTHDVVREPYTVEEKMSLIEEKIGAGGTVRFEELFSDDTIKMEVIVTFIAVLEMVKRGRLQFMQTEPRGPIWIQHPGVDATDVADDEDEGGFDLGDEDHVDAAAGPAAGWDDDDDEDLEDDDFDADYDDDCDDDDDDDEDDADDDFGDEDDDVDFDDDDFDAEDDEDGFADDDFDDDTGDEPLAERETES; from the coding sequence ATGAAAGGCAACATGGAGCACACACCGGAGAACAGCACCCCGGCCGGGCAGGACGCCGCCGCGCCCGACGCGGGCGAGGTCCGCGAGGCCGTCGCCGCCGAGGTCGCGGCGCGGGCCGAACGACACCGCGCCGACGGCCCCGAATCGTGGAACCTCGAGAACCTGCCGCCCGAACTCGACTACTTCCGCAACAGCGAAGCCTACCAGGTCGAACTGACCGGCTTCCAGGGCCCCATGGACCTCCTGCTCTTCCTGATCGACAAGGAGCAGGTGGACATCTACGACATCCCCATCGCCCTGATCACCGAGCAGTTCATCCGGCACATCGAGGTCATGCACACCATCAGCCTGGACAAGGCCGGCGAGTTCATCGCCATGGCGGCGACCCTGATGGTGATCAAGATGAAGATGCTCATGCCGAGCCACCTGCCCGAGGACGAGGAGGAAGAGGAGGACCCGCGGGCCGAGCTGGTGCGCAAGCTCCTCGAGTACAAGCGGTTCAAGGAGGCGGCCGAGGCCCTGCAGCGCAAGGAGAGCGAGCGCCAGCAGTACCATCTGCGCCAGACGCGCTTCCCCTTCAGCGGCGAGCTCGACCTCGAACCGCGCCTGCGCATCGAGATGTTCGACCTGCTCAGCGCCCTGGCCGGCATCTTCGACCGCGTGCAGGCCAAGACCACCCACGACGTGGTGCGCGAGCCGTACACGGTCGAGGAGAAGATGTCGCTCATCGAGGAGAAGATCGGGGCCGGCGGCACCGTGCGCTTCGAGGAGCTCTTCTCCGACGACACCATCAAGATGGAGGTCATCGTGACCTTCATCGCCGTGCTGGAGATGGTCAAGCGGGGGCGGTTGCAGTTCATGCAGACGGAACCGCGCGGCCCGATCTGGATCCAGCACCCCGGCGTCGACGCGACCGACGTCGCCGACGACGAGGACGAGGGGGGCTTCGACCTGGGCGACGAGGACCACGTCGACGCGGCGGCCGGCCCGGCGGCCGGCTGGGATGACGACGACGACGAGGATCTCGAGGACGACGATTTCGACGCTGACTATGACGATGACTGCGACGATGACGACGACGATGACGAAGATGACGCAGACGACGATTTCGGGGACGAAGACGACGATGTCGACTTCGATGACGATGATTTCGACGCGGAGGATGACGAGGACGGATTCGCCGACGACGACTTCGACGACGACACGGGCGACGAGCCCCTTGCAGAACGGGAGACCGAATCTTGA
- the trpS gene encoding tryptophan--tRNA ligase: MRPTGRLHWGNYTGALENWQRLQDDYTCHFMVADWHVLTTALDKAGEIRHNSREMFLDWLGAGLDPEGSILFIQSEVKEHAELYLILAMMISMGRLERNPTFKEQIRDLNMSGEISYGHLGYPVLQAADIMAYRAHAVPVGEDQLPHLELTREIARRFNFHFGEVFPDPESLITKFARFPGTDGKRMSKSLGNTIEISATPDEIRAKVKPAVTDPARVRRSDPGNPEVCAVYTWYRKFLPAEADETAAECRSAARGCVDCKLKLADGVIAHFAPLREKRADFEAHPDRLDEIIAAGCERARAVARETMDRVHAAMGIG, encoded by the coding sequence ATGCGGCCCACCGGGCGCCTGCACTGGGGCAACTACACCGGCGCGCTGGAGAACTGGCAGCGCCTCCAGGACGACTACACCTGCCACTTCATGGTCGCCGACTGGCACGTGCTCACCACGGCCCTGGACAAGGCGGGGGAGATCCGCCACAACAGCCGCGAGATGTTCCTCGACTGGCTGGGGGCGGGCCTCGACCCCGAGGGCTCGATCCTCTTCATCCAGTCCGAGGTGAAGGAGCACGCCGAGCTCTACCTGATCCTGGCCATGATGATCAGCATGGGGCGTCTCGAGCGGAACCCGACCTTCAAGGAGCAGATCCGCGACCTGAACATGAGCGGCGAGATCAGCTACGGCCACCTGGGCTACCCGGTGCTGCAGGCCGCCGACATCATGGCCTACCGGGCCCACGCGGTCCCGGTGGGCGAGGACCAGCTGCCGCACCTCGAGCTCACCCGCGAGATCGCGCGGCGCTTCAACTTCCACTTCGGCGAGGTCTTCCCCGATCCGGAGTCGCTGATCACGAAGTTCGCGCGCTTCCCCGGCACCGACGGCAAGCGCATGAGCAAGTCCCTCGGCAACACCATCGAGATCTCCGCCACGCCGGACGAGATCCGCGCCAAGGTCAAGCCCGCCGTGACGGACCCGGCCCGGGTGCGGCGCAGCGATCCGGGCAACCCGGAGGTGTGCGCGGTCTACACCTGGTACCGCAAGTTCCTGCCCGCCGAGGCCGACGAGACCGCCGCCGAGTGCCGGAGCGCGGCCCGGGGCTGCGTCGACTGCAAGCTGAAGCTGGCCGATGGCGTCATCGCGCACTTCGCGCCGCTGCGCGAGAAGCGGGCCGACTTCGAGGCCCATCCGGACCGTCTGGACGAGATCATCGCCGCCGGGTGCGAACGCGCGCGGGCCGTGGCGCGGGAGACCATGGACCGGGTCCACGCCGCCATGGGCATCGGCTAG
- a CDS encoding site-specific tyrosine recombinase XerD: MAGEALAGAWDLAVDAFLAHCSAEKGLAAASLAAAEHDLARLRTFAVGAGRGPAAVSDADLRDFLLGCADDLAASSRARLLSTLRSFFRFHAAEGLVDGDPTATIAAPRRGRKLPDVLGVAQVERLIEGVDGSEPGDLRDRAILEVLYGCGCRVSELCGLDVTDLDRGEGTLMLRGKGRKMRLVPVGAPALAAVPRWLAPGRPRRAGARPTAALFLNRRGGRFSRVSVWNLLKRAGAAAGLPDSVSPHTLRHSFATHLLEGGADLRAVQELLGHADISTTEIYTHIDRGWLADAWREAHPRAR; encoded by the coding sequence ATGGCCGGCGAAGCCCTCGCCGGGGCCTGGGACCTGGCCGTCGACGCCTTCCTGGCCCATTGCAGCGCCGAGAAGGGCCTGGCGGCGGCGAGCCTCGCGGCGGCCGAGCACGACCTGGCCCGGCTGCGGACCTTCGCCGTCGGGGCCGGGCGGGGGCCGGCCGCCGTTTCCGACGCCGACCTGCGCGACTTCCTGCTCGGCTGCGCCGACGACCTCGCCGCGAGCAGCCGCGCGCGCCTGCTGTCGACGCTGCGCTCGTTCTTCCGCTTCCATGCAGCCGAGGGCCTCGTCGACGGCGACCCCACCGCCACCATCGCCGCCCCCCGGCGCGGGCGGAAGCTGCCCGACGTCCTCGGCGTGGCCCAGGTGGAGCGGCTCATCGAGGGCGTCGACGGGAGCGAACCCGGCGACCTGCGCGACCGGGCCATCCTCGAGGTGCTCTACGGCTGCGGCTGCCGGGTGAGCGAGCTGTGCGGCCTCGACGTGACCGACCTCGACCGGGGCGAGGGCACCCTCATGCTGCGCGGCAAGGGCCGCAAGATGCGGCTGGTGCCCGTAGGCGCCCCGGCCCTCGCCGCCGTCCCCCGCTGGCTGGCCCCCGGCCGCCCCCGGCGGGCGGGCGCGCGGCCTACGGCAGCCCTGTTCCTCAACCGCCGCGGCGGTCGCTTCTCGCGCGTATCCGTGTGGAACCTGCTGAAACGGGCCGGCGCCGCGGCCGGTCTGCCCGACTCCGTCTCGCCCCACACCCTGCGCCACAGCTTCGCCACCCACCTCCTGGAGGGGGGCGCCGACCTGCGGGCGGTGCAGGAGCTGCTCGGGCACGCCGACATCTCGACCACCGAGATCTACACCCACATCGACCGGGGCTGGCTCGCCGACGCCTGGCGCGAGGCCCATCCGCGGGCCCGCTAG
- the uvrC gene encoding excinuclease ABC subunit UvrC produces MSDDAKRDDTPAKPEDDGRGTDPAAAARAAVADKLGLLPEAPGVYLHKNRDGKVIYVGKAVRLNQRVRSYFQAGGEKDGKTAALVRRIRDFDWIVTDSDADALVLENQLIKEYRPLYNVRLKDDKAYPYLRITLQEPFPRVEVVRRLDQDGARYFGPFTDVRAMRETLKFAAGTFQVRTCHLDLPGQTVDRPCLDYQIGRCSAPCVDYDPRESYREKVRRMLRFLGGAESEVVDELRREMEERSAALDFEHAARLRDLIAKLDKTTSRSRPVAGLAGDADLVGLARDGETASGVVLRVRGGHILTTHHFLLTDKLDRDLPTFMAQLLREYYPRAGDIPAEVLLGSPVEDPATWQEWLSRLRGRRVDLRIPRRGARHDAVELARTNATFKLREATLQEQVRHAARVTPADIQLQEALDLHTVPETIECFDISNFQGKETVASLVFFKGGKPLKSRYRRFRIRTVAGVDDFASMTEVLTRYYGRLIEKGEQPADLVVVDGGVGQLSMARKVLAGYGLHATQLIGLAKREELIHKEDRTIRLPRRSEALKVLQRVRDEAHRFAITYHRLLRDKRTTHSELDLIPGIGRIKKLSLLHRFGSVAEIRRATPEELAEVHGINRHDVVAIREHFAARDRNAAPPPLPPEET; encoded by the coding sequence ATGAGCGACGACGCAAAACGTGACGACACACCGGCTAAGCCGGAGGACGACGGCCGCGGGACGGATCCGGCCGCCGCCGCGCGCGCGGCCGTGGCCGACAAGCTGGGCCTGCTGCCGGAGGCGCCCGGCGTCTACCTCCACAAGAACCGCGACGGCAAGGTCATCTACGTGGGCAAGGCGGTGCGCCTGAACCAGCGGGTGCGCTCGTATTTCCAGGCCGGCGGCGAAAAGGACGGCAAAACGGCCGCTCTGGTGCGCCGGATCCGCGATTTCGACTGGATCGTGACCGATTCGGACGCCGACGCCCTCGTGCTCGAGAACCAGCTCATCAAGGAATATCGGCCGCTCTACAACGTCCGGCTGAAGGACGACAAGGCCTATCCCTACCTGCGGATCACCCTGCAGGAGCCCTTCCCGCGGGTCGAGGTCGTGCGGCGCCTCGACCAGGACGGCGCCCGCTACTTCGGCCCCTTCACCGACGTGCGGGCCATGCGGGAGACCCTGAAGTTCGCCGCCGGGACCTTCCAGGTGCGCACCTGCCACCTCGACCTGCCCGGGCAGACCGTCGATCGGCCCTGCCTGGACTACCAGATCGGGCGCTGCAGCGCGCCGTGCGTGGACTACGATCCGCGCGAGTCGTACCGGGAGAAGGTGCGGCGCATGCTGCGCTTCCTCGGCGGGGCCGAGTCCGAGGTGGTCGACGAGCTGCGCCGCGAGATGGAGGAGCGCTCCGCGGCCCTCGACTTCGAGCACGCCGCCCGCCTGCGCGACCTCATCGCCAAACTCGACAAGACCACCAGCCGCAGCCGGCCCGTGGCCGGTCTCGCGGGCGACGCCGACCTGGTGGGGCTGGCCCGCGACGGCGAGACCGCATCGGGGGTGGTGCTGCGCGTGCGGGGGGGGCACATCCTGACCACGCACCACTTCCTGCTCACCGACAAGCTCGACCGCGACCTGCCCACGTTCATGGCGCAGCTCCTGCGGGAGTACTACCCGCGGGCGGGGGACATCCCGGCCGAGGTGCTGCTCGGCTCGCCGGTCGAGGATCCGGCGACCTGGCAGGAGTGGCTGTCCCGCCTGCGCGGCCGCCGGGTCGACCTCAGGATCCCGCGTCGCGGAGCCCGGCACGACGCGGTGGAGCTGGCCCGCACCAACGCGACCTTCAAGCTGCGCGAGGCGACGCTGCAGGAGCAGGTCCGCCACGCCGCGCGGGTCACGCCGGCGGACATCCAGCTCCAGGAGGCCCTCGACCTGCACACCGTGCCCGAGACCATCGAGTGCTTCGACATCTCGAACTTCCAGGGCAAGGAGACCGTCGCCTCGCTGGTCTTCTTCAAGGGCGGCAAACCGCTCAAGAGCCGCTACCGGCGCTTCCGCATCAGGACCGTCGCCGGCGTGGACGACTTCGCGAGCATGACCGAGGTGCTCACCCGCTACTACGGCAGGCTCATCGAGAAGGGGGAGCAGCCGGCGGACCTCGTGGTGGTCGACGGGGGCGTCGGGCAGCTCTCCATGGCGCGCAAGGTGCTGGCGGGGTACGGCCTGCACGCGACGCAGCTGATCGGCCTGGCCAAGCGCGAGGAGCTGATCCACAAGGAGGATCGCACCATCCGTCTGCCGCGCCGCAGCGAGGCCCTGAAGGTGCTCCAGCGGGTGCGGGACGAGGCGCACCGCTTCGCCATCACCTACCACCGCCTGCTGCGCGACAAGCGGACCACCCACAGCGAGCTCGACCTGATCCCGGGCATCGGACGCATCAAGAAGCTCAGCCTGCTGCACCGCTTCGGCTCGGTCGCCGAGATCCGGCGGGCGACGCCGGAAGAGCTCGCCGAGGTCCACGGCATCAACCGGCACGACGTGGTGGCCATCCGGGAGCACTTCGCGGCGCGCGACCGCAATGCCGCACCACCACCCCTCCCACCGGAGGAGACGTGA
- the rpsT gene encoding 30S ribosomal protein S20, with protein sequence MPHHKSCKKRLITAKKRNERNRQNRAMMRSRIKNYRTNVEQMSAEDKAEAVSSMYSLIDSQARKGLMPRSRASRLKARMAAAAAK encoded by the coding sequence GTGCCCCATCACAAAAGTTGCAAGAAGCGCCTGATCACGGCCAAGAAGCGCAACGAGCGCAACCGTCAGAACCGGGCCATGATGCGCTCCAGGATCAAGAACTACCGCACCAATGTCGAGCAGATGAGTGCCGAGGACAAGGCCGAAGCCGTTTCCTCCATGTACAGCCTGATCGACTCCCAGGCGCGCAAGGGCCTCATGCCCAGGAGCCGCGCCTCGCGCCTGAAGGCGCGCATGGCTGCCGCCGCCGCGAAGTAG
- the dapB gene encoding 4-hydroxy-tetrahydrodipicolinate reductase, which produces MIAVAVHGAEGRMGRLLTDLVDGADDAELVGLVTEPGRSAAAGDFHPRLPLMGQDRMADALPAGCVVIDFSLAPALDGLLQAGRRLGAGLVIGTTGFTAAQEEALGAYAADFPVVRAANFSIGIPTLQMLLQLLARTLPGEFDAEQVEVHHVTKLDKPSGTAAHLAGVWRAARGGAEVPTHSQRLGGVIGEHTWTFSDQEETLVVTHRAHSRRAFLRGVLPAVRFVAGARPGLYNLTDVLKGLGAAG; this is translated from the coding sequence GTGATCGCGGTCGCGGTCCACGGCGCCGAGGGGCGCATGGGGCGCCTGCTGACCGACCTGGTCGACGGGGCGGACGATGCCGAGCTGGTGGGCCTGGTCACCGAGCCGGGCCGGTCGGCGGCTGCGGGCGACTTCCATCCGCGCCTGCCCCTCATGGGCCAGGACCGCATGGCCGACGCGCTCCCTGCCGGGTGCGTCGTCATCGACTTCAGCCTCGCGCCGGCCCTCGACGGCCTGCTGCAGGCCGGACGCAGGCTGGGTGCCGGCCTCGTCATCGGCACCACGGGTTTCACCGCCGCCCAGGAGGAGGCGCTGGGTGCCTACGCCGCCGACTTCCCCGTGGTGCGCGCGGCCAACTTCAGCATCGGGATCCCGACCCTGCAGATGCTGCTGCAACTCCTGGCCCGCACCCTGCCGGGCGAGTTCGACGCGGAGCAGGTCGAGGTGCACCATGTGACCAAGCTCGACAAGCCGAGCGGCACGGCGGCCCATCTGGCGGGCGTCTGGCGCGCGGCGCGGGGCGGGGCCGAGGTGCCCACCCACAGCCAGCGGCTCGGCGGGGTCATCGGCGAGCACACCTGGACCTTCAGCGACCAGGAGGAAACCCTGGTCGTCACCCACCGGGCCCACTCGCGGCGGGCCTTCCTGCGGGGCGTCCTGCCGGCGGTGCGGTTCGTGGCCGGGGCCCGGCCCGGACTGTACAACCTGACCGATGTGCTGAAGGGACTGGGCGCGGCGGGGTGA